Proteins encoded within one genomic window of Effusibacillus pohliae DSM 22757:
- a CDS encoding PCYCGC motif-containing (lipo)protein, protein MNKLLLPITLAFALAGCSQAATPGNGHETGHSVEAHGDIQEKTASVEQLPSFLKSMPEQTQQIYTLAAKNSALLQNIPCYCGCGDSVGHKSNADCFVKEVKPDGIVWDSHGSKCGVCMAIAMESVKLQSEGKSPKEIRSYIDSKYGAAGAKPTPTPMPN, encoded by the coding sequence GTGAATAAACTTCTTTTGCCGATAACACTCGCTTTCGCGCTGGCCGGCTGCTCGCAAGCCGCGACGCCCGGCAACGGGCATGAAACCGGTCACTCGGTGGAAGCGCATGGGGATATTCAGGAGAAAACTGCTTCCGTCGAACAGCTTCCGTCCTTTCTGAAAAGCATGCCGGAACAAACGCAGCAAATTTATACGCTGGCTGCGAAAAACAGCGCATTATTGCAGAACATCCCTTGTTATTGCGGTTGCGGCGACTCGGTGGGACATAAGAGCAACGCCGACTGTTTCGTGAAGGAAGTCAAGCCGGATGGCATCGTCTGGGATTCGCACGGCAGCAAATGCGGCGTTTGCATGGCAATCGCGATGGAATCGGTGAAACTGCAGTCCGAAGGCAAATCTCCGAAAGAAATCCGCTCCTACATCGACTCCAAGTACGGAGCGGCAGGCGCCAAGCCGACACCGACACCGATGCCGAACTGA
- a CDS encoding rhodanese-like domain-containing protein — MDERGYINVTGEQAPDFIKGNGQLVILDVRQPEEYRDGHVPGAVLIPLGELEGRLAELDKEKPYLVICRSGRRSVMACQLLRQHGFDKLFNLQGGMLGWTGQVVAGSE; from the coding sequence ATGGATGAACGCGGATACATCAATGTGACAGGTGAGCAGGCACCCGATTTTATAAAGGGGAACGGGCAATTGGTGATTCTCGATGTGCGACAGCCGGAAGAATACCGGGACGGCCATGTTCCTGGGGCGGTGCTGATTCCGCTCGGCGAACTGGAGGGGCGGCTGGCTGAATTGGACAAAGAAAAGCCGTATCTTGTGATCTGCCGCAGCGGCCGCCGCAGCGTGATGGCTTGCCAATTGCTCCGGCAGCACGGATTTGACAAGCTGTTCAATCTGCAGGGCGGCATGTTGGGCTGGACAGGGCAAGTGGTGGCCGGCTCGGAGTGA